In one Nicotiana tomentosiformis chromosome 6, ASM39032v3, whole genome shotgun sequence genomic region, the following are encoded:
- the LOC104100853 gene encoding uncharacterized protein C24B11.05-like, translated as MEHEDSYQLVSEPKYECLLFDVDDTLYPLSSGLSAQCTKNIIDYMVEKLGIDEAKVPEMCVSLYKEYGTTMAGLRAIGYDFNYDDYHSFVHGRLPYELLKTDHVLRNLLHSLPVRKVIFSNANEAHVAKVLSRLGLEDCFDDIICFETLNPTRNSSVAQDNVNGESPRTLVVCKPFEEAYEQAFKIANINPQKTLFFDDSVRNLETAKIMGLHTVWVGASHRTKGIDYALESIHNMKEALPELWEDIKPDARISEKTAIEVRV; from the exons ATGGAGCATGAAGACAGCTACCAGCTAGTTTCAGAGCCAAAATATGAATGCCTTCTCTTTG ATGTTGATGATACACTTTATCCACTGAGCTCCGGTCTTTCAGCACAATGCACAAAGAATATCATTG ATTATATGGTTGAAAAGCTTGGGATAGATGAAGCTAAAGTTCCAGAAATGTGTGTAAGCTTATATAAGGAATATGGAACAACGATGGCTGGTCTCAGG GCCATTGGTTATGACTTTAACTACGATGACTACCATAG TTTTGTACACGGGAGATTACCTTATGAACTTTTGAAGACCGACCACGTTTTGAGGAATCTTCTGCATAGCTTGCCTGTTCGGAAAGTT ATATTTTCAAATGCGAATGAAGCCCATGTGGCAAAAGTTCTAAGCAGGCTGGGATTAGAGGATTGCTTTGATGATATCATATGCTTTGAGACTCTGAATCCTACTCGCAACAGCAGTGTTGCACAAGACAATGTTAATGGCG AATCCCCTAGGACTCTGGTTGTTTGCAAACCCTTCGAAGAAGCCTATGAGCAAGCCTTTAAAATAGCCAATATTAACCCTCAGAAGACG CTGTTCTTTGATGACTCGGTCCGTAACCTTGAGACTGCTAAGATCATGGGCCTTCATACAGTTTGG GTGGGAGCCTCACATAGAACAAAAGGTATAGATTATGCACTAGAGAGCATTCACAACATGAAGGAAGCATTACCAGAGTTATGGGAAGATATTAAACCAGACGCTCGCATCTCAGAAAAGACTGCAATTGAAGTGAGAGTTTAG
- the LOC104100858 gene encoding uncharacterized protein, with translation MPAYSKFLKKILSNKQKVEETSVVKLTEHCSAILQNKLPQKCGDPGSFTIPCSLGSANFEKSLCDSGASINIISLSIFRKLEREIGSIKSVHVSLQLADQTTIIPEGIVKDVLVRVDKFVFPVDFIVVNMEENKEVPLILGRPFLASGRAIPDSQERQIMLRVGEERVVFKMKEAIGAYRDESTAYSEFKANALKERAGEGEHDKCGMYLKKSKNKISVWLCTLGRACKVNPDIDSDSD, from the coding sequence ATGCCAGCATATTCCAAGTTCTTGAAGAAAATATTGTCTAACAAGCAGAAAGTGGAAGAGACATCGGTTGttaagctcacagagcattgtagtgcTATTCTACAAAATAAGCTCcctcaaaagtgtggagatccagggagtttcactataccttgctctttagggaGTGCTAACTTTGAAAAATCTTTGTGTGATTCAGGCGCTtctattaatattatttcatTGTCTATTTTCAGGAAGCTTGAGAGAGAGATTGGGTCAATCAAATCTGTACATGtgtctttgcagctggcagatcAGACCACGATAATACCCGAAGGAATAGTGAAAGATGTGCTAGTTCGAGTGGACAAATTTGTGTTCCCCGTGGACTTCATTGTGGTAAACATGGAAGAGAATAAGGAGGTCCCTCTGATTTTAGGGAGACCTTTCTTGGCTAGTGGCAGAGCTATTCCGGATAGTCAGGAAAGGCAGATCATGCTACGAGTGGGGGAAGAAAGAGTGGTATTCAAGATGAAGGAAGCAATAGGGGCATATAGAGATGAGTCGACTGCATATTCGGAATTCAAGGCAAATGCCCTAAAGGAGCGAGCTGGAGAGGGTGAGCATGACAAGTGTGGGATGTACCTAAAAAAGTCAAAGAATAAAATCTCTGTATGGTTGTGTACACTGGGTCGAGCGTGCAAGGTGAATCCCGACATTGATTCAGACTCAGACTAG